In Corynebacterium aquilae DSM 44791, the genomic stretch TGGACCGCCGTCGCCAAAAACATCCTGGCGACGGCGGTTTTTCATTGCCGGGCCACGTACGCCCGCAAACGATCGCCTCCAGCGGCAAAGGTGTGGCACACACGGAGCAAGCTTGTCTCACGGGTAAGATGTGCGGACGTGAACAACCCCGATCGCATCAATGTCGCCGTCGTCTATGGCGGCCGTAGCTCCGAACACAGCGTGTCGTGTGTCTCCGCTGGCGCCGTCATGAGCCACCTCGACCCCGCACGCTACAACGTCATCCCCGTGGGCATCACCCAAGACGGCACCTGGGTGGTAGGCGAAACCGACTACGACAAACTCGCCATCAACGGCCGCACCATGCCCGTCGTTGCCGGCGGACAAGCGGTGACACTGTCGATCGACCCGGCGCACGCCGGCGAACTGCGCTACACCGACGGGGACAACGTCGGCGAGCTCTACGCCCGCGCCGATGTAATCTTCCCCGTGCTGCACGGACGCTTCGGCGAAGACGGCACCATCCAAGGCCTGTTCGAACTATCCGGCGTTCCCTACGTCGGTACCGGCGTCTTGTCGTCCGCGTGCGGACAAGACAAAGAAGCCACCAAAAAGCTGTTCAACGCCGAAGGCCTGCCCATCGGCCAAGACGTCGTCCTGCGCGGCCGCACCGAACTGACCGAGGCCGAAAAAGACCTGCTAGGCCTGCCCGTGTTCGTCAAACCCGCGCGCGGCGGTTCCTCCATCGGTATCTCCAAGGTGGAAAGCTGGGACGATTTCCCCGCCGCCGTCAACCTTGCCCGCGAACACGACCACAAAGTCATCGTCGAATCCGAAATCGTCGGCCCCGAAGTCGAAGTCGGTGTGGTGCAATACGCCGACGGCCGCGTGGTGGCCTCCGTTCCGGCACAACTCGTCGGCACCGACGCCTCCGAAGAAGGCTTCTACGGCTTCGACACCAAATACCTCGACAACGTCGTCGCCGCCCACATCCCCGCGCCCCTGAGCCAGCAGCACACCGCACTGATCCAAAGCCTCGCCGTCGAAGCATTCCACGCGCTGAGCTGTGAAGGCATAGCCCGCGTCGACTTCTTCGTCACCGAGGCAGGCCCCGTCCTCAACGAAATCAACACCATGCCGGGCTTCACCCCGATCAGCATGTACCCGCAGGTGTTTGCCGCCAGCGGTGTCTCATACGAACAACTGTTGAGCATCCTCATCGAACGTGCCCTGGCCACCCACCGGCCCAAAGAATAAACCCTCCCTTTAAGCCACAGGACACGTAAGAAACACTCGGGGCGGTTCGCATCAACCAAGATACGAACCGCCCCGAGTTGTTGCATTATTCGGCGGCCAAGCGCAGCTTTTCACCACGCACAAAAAGACCCGGCCCCTACTGCGGCTGCACCTGACTACGCTGCAGGTTTTTCACCATCGCATCAGAAACACTCGTCACCGCAGTGCCACCGACCGATCGCGGAGTACTCACCGCCACCGTTGCATCAAAGCCCAGGCCATAAAACACGCCCGCAGTCGAACCATTTTTCAGCTCCGCCGAAGTCAACCACGGCACCGAATTCACATCATCAAGACGCGCACCCGGCTGATACTCCACCGGGAAGCCAACACCACAACGAACCACCACAGGCTCCACCCCCTCGGCCGTGTACACCACAGCGCCCTCCGGGGCACCCGCAGCACGAACCGCAGCCTCATCCAAGCGCTTATAGCCATCACCCACAGACGCCGGCAACGCCTTAGCAAAAGCAGAACACTGCGCGGCAACAGCCGCATAATCGGCCGCTTGCGGCAGATCACCCAGCGGAACACCAGCCGGCTGAGGATGCGCCTCAGCAATCCCAGCGACCGCCTCCGACAGGTCAACCACCGGATCATCCGCCACATCAGTAGTCACAGCAACAGTCGGGGCACGATTGACCGAATACCACGACACCAAAGAACTACCCGGAGTGTCATCAGTGACCTTCAACCACTCCACCCCATCCACATCCCGAGTATGAGACAGCACAGAAAACTGCGCCGGCACACTCACCCCACACCGCACCGACACCTGACGCTGCGAATCAGCCGCAAACACCGCCGCCCCCTCAGGTGCAGGATCCGCCAACTCAGCACGCTCAAAACCCATCACCTTCTTCGGCAACCGATCAAGAAACTCCGCACACTGCACAGAAGACGCATCCGGGGCCGCCACCGGCGACAAACTCACCGGCTGATGAGCCGCCCGCTCATACACCACCTTCGCCCCCACCAACACGCCCACAGTCAACGCAATCGCCAACCCCAAAGCAATCAACATCGGAGTCCTACTGACAGCAGAAAAACTCTCCAACTCCGCAGAAGATTCCACAACCGGGGACGCACTCACATCACGATCACTCATAAAGAAACAGCATAAACCCAACCACCCACGAGCCACCCCCAACATCCACTACAGTGACGCTTGTGACATCTTGCCCCACCACCTTCACCGCGGACACCTACCCCGGGCCCACCATCAAAGACGCCGGCGAACACGAAACCATCGCCGCCATCGGACGCAACGCCCCCAGCAGCCGCAACGGAGACGACGCCGCAGTGCTCGCCAGCCCAGCACCCAACTCCCGCACCGTCGTCTCCACCGACGCCCTCGTCAGCGGACGCCACTTCAACCCCAACTGGACCAGCGCCTACCACCTGGGACGCAAGGCAATCACCCAAAACTTCGCCGACATCGAAGCCATGGGCGCCCGCCCCATCGCAGCCGTCGCAGCCCTCGCAGCACCCGCCCACACCCCACTAGCCGCCATCGAAGACCTCGCCCGCGGCATGAACGCCCGACTCACCGACTACAGCGCAGAACTCGTCGGCGGCGACATCACCCAAGCCCCAACACTCACCATCGCCGTCACCGCCATCGGCCTCATCGGCGGCGACAAACCACCACTGACCCTCAACGCCGCCCGACCCGGCCAAAAACTCGTCGCCGCCGGCAACATCGGCCACGCCGCAGCAGGACTCGCACTACTAAGCAAACTCGGCCCCGACAACATCCCCACCCACCTCACCCACCTCGTACGCGCACAACTCGACCCCCAACTCGTCCCCAACCGCGGACTCGTCGCCCGCGCCACCGGCGCCACCGCCATGACCGACAACTCCGACGGCCTCATCACCGACCTCACCGCCATCGCCACCGCCAGCAACGTCCGCATCGACATCCACACCAACGCCATCCAACCCACCCCAGAACTCGCACACGCAGCCCAAATCTGCCACACCGACCCCTGGGAATGGATCCTCAGCGGCGGCGAAGACCACACCCTGCTCGCCACCACCGTCCACGAACCCCCCAGCGGCTTCCGCATCATCGGACACGTCAGCAAACAACGCGGCCACCTCCCCGTCAGCATCGACGGAGAAAACCCGCCCTACAACCGCGGCTGGCAAGCCTTCGACAAACCAGCCACCACCTAAACACCACACCCCAACACACCCCAACACACCCCATGGAACACCACTTCGGCCCCTACGGCCCCCTCTACAACGAACACGGCGAACTACCCATCCACAACAGCTGGAAAGACACCTTCGCCCCACTCAAAGACACCATCAACCACCTCAACGACTTCCTCGCCGACCAAGCCACAAACGGCCCCGGATTCCTACCACACCACACCAACATCTGGCGCGCCTACACCACCGACAAAAACACCATCAAAGTCCTCATCCTCGGCCAAGACCCCTATCCCACCCCCGGCCACGGCATCGGACTCGCCTTCGCAACCACCAAAGACACCCAACCACTACCCAAAAGCCTCAAAAACATCTACACCGAACTCGTCAACGACCAACACATACCCATGCCCCAACACGGCGACCTCACCGCATGGACCCACCAAGGCGTCGCACTCATCAACACCGTCCTCACCGTCGCACCCAAAACCCCCAACAGCCACAAAAACCAAGGCTGGGAAACCATCACACAACACGCACTCAGCGCACTAGACAACAGAGGAACACCACTAGTCGCCATCCTCTGGGGAGCACACGCCCAAAAACTCCGCAAATACCTCCCCAACACCCACACCATCACCAGCCCCCACCCCTCACCACTATCAGCACACCGCGGCTTCTTCGGATCACAACCCTTCAGCGCCACCAACCAAGCCCTCATCCACCAAGGAGCCCAACCCATCAACTGGACAATCCCACCCACCCACTAAAATGACCACCATGCCACACGCACGGGAACTCAACGGCCACCAAACCCTGGCCTGGGCACACCGCGCCGTCAACGCACTCGAAGCACGACGCGCCGAAATCAACGCCCTCAACGTCTTCCCCGTGCCCGACTCCGACACCGGCTCCAACATGGCCTACACCATGCGCAGCGCCATCGACATCGCCGAAAAACTCCCCACCACCCAACGCCACAGCGCCAGCAACATCACCCACGCCCTCGCCGCCGGCTCCGTCCGCGGCGCCCGCGGCAACTCCGGCGTCGTCCTCTCCCAAGTCCTCCGCGGACTCGCCCAAGAAACCGGATCCGGAAACGTCACCGCCACCGCAGTCGCCCAAGCACTCACCAGCGCCTGCCAAATGGTCGACAAAGCCATCTCCCAACCCGTCGAAGGCACCGTCATCACCGTCCTGCGCGCCGGGGCGATCGCCGCCCAGCACGCGGTCGAACAGCACCCAGCCACCAGCGACACCCAGCTCCGTGACGTCGTCGCAGCAGCCTGCGACGCCGCCCGCACCGCACTGGCGCTAACCCCCAGCCAACTGCCCGCCCTTAGAGAAGCAGGCGTAGTGGATGCCGGCGGACAAGGCTTCGTTTTCCTCCTCGAGGCCCTCCTCGACGAAATCGAAGGGCGCGACGAATCCGTCCTCCACGCCATGGTGCGCCCCGCCGACGATGCAACCCTTGATGCGGCAGCCACCTCCGGAACACAAACAGCTACCAACCACCCGCCCCGCCAACAACCAGACTCGTGCGAAAACCACCAGACGACGCACACCGACACCGACGAGCGGCGACTAGAAGTGATGTGCTTTGCGCAAGGCGTCGACATCGAACACGTGCGGGCACAGCTCAACGCCTACGGTGACAGCATCATCGTCGCCCCCGCAGCAGACGATGCCTGCACCGTTCACATCCACGTTGACGCCCAACAAGCAGGCCCACTGATCGAAGCACTCTACACATGCGCCACCATCAGCGACCTGCGGCTAGAAATCCTGCCCCCAGTGCCCGTGGTGCACGGTCCAAAACGAATCATCGTCGCCGTCGTGCCCGAAGGCCCACTTGCTGACCTATTCCGCGCCGCACAAGCAACCACCATCAGTCCAGGCGATAGCCTTGTCAACGACATTGCTTCCGCCGTGAAAAGGCAAGGGTCCCAGGAAGTCATTCTCCTACCCAACGGCCTAGCCACCCGCCAGCAACTCATCTCAACCGAACTGGCCGCCCACGCATCCAACCGGCCCCTGGCCATCGTCAACACCGATCACCTAGTAGCCGGACTGGCAGCCCTGGCAGTCCACGACGCCAACCAACCCCTGGCCGTCGACAACCTCGCGATGACTGAAGCCGCAACCAGCGTACGCACCGCACTGATCAACCAGGTTGAGCATGGACACCTCACCCCGGCAGGTGCCGTCGCAGCAGGCGATTGGGTAGCAACCGCCGGCAATGAAACCTTTGCCGTGGGGGAAAGCGTGCTGGACTGCACCGCAGCAGCTGCACGAACCTTACTGCGTAAAGACGGCGAGATGCTCACAGTGTTGGTGCAAAGCACGGTCTCCGACGTCATCACCGTCGACAACCTGGAAGCCATCCTCGGCGAAGACATCGACATCGCGATCTACCTGGCCGACGGCATCGACGCAACCGTGGAACTCGGAGTTGAATAGTGCTCGGCTACACCGACGACACCCCGTTGAAAGACCTGATTCCCGCAACAGTGCGATCCAGCCTGACCAAAGCGCTGGGAGTCAAAACAGTAGGGGAGTTGCTCCTGCACTATCCCCGCGACTACTCCCACCACGGACAGGGCGTCAACATCGACAACGCCCAAGACGGCGACACCGTCACCTGTATTGGCACAGTGACCTGGGCGAAATCCTCCTACACCTCCACCGGCAAACGGATGCACAAAATCGTCATCAGTGACGGCACAAACCAGATTCCCGCCACCTTCTTCCAGGCCAAACTTCCCAGCATCCAGCTGCAAGTAGGCGTGCGAGCCATGTTTTCCGGCAAAGCCAAAACCTTCCAAGACACCGTCCAAATCTCCCACCCCTCCTACGTGGTCATCCCGGACCCCAACGAGCAGTCCCCGCGCAGAAAAAAGAGCTTTGCCACGGGCAACCTCCGCCACCTCACCGCCTTCGGCACCGCAGAAGAACTCCAAGAACTACTCTCCGCACTGGAATACATCCCCGTATACCCCGCAAAAAAGGGCATAACCTCCTGGGCCATGCTGGGTGCGGTCAACGCCGTCCTAGACCACATGCCCGCAATCCCCGAACCCCTCGATGAGCCGCCGGCCGACATGGTCAGCTTCGACGAGGCACTACGAGGAATCCACCAACCCGATGAACGCGGACCCGAACCCTTCCGCACCCGCATCAAATACAACGAGGCGCTCTCCCTCGCCCTGGTCATGGCACTGCGTCGCGCCGACGCCTCCGCAGCACGAGCACCACAATGCCCCCGCAAACGCCAAGGAGCCCGAGCCACCCTCCTCAACGGCCTCCCCTTCGACCTGACCGGGGGACAAAAATCCGTGGCAGCAACCATCGCCAAAGACATGGCGGGTGTGACCCCCATGAACCGGCTCCTGCAAGGCGAAGTCGGCTCCGGAAAAACCATCCTGGCCGTTGCCGCCATGTGCCAAGCCGCCGACGCCGGATGTCAATCCGCACTCCTGGCCCCCACTGAGGTGCTCGCCACCCAACACGCCCGCAGCATTAAACACACCCTCGAGCAAGCAGGCGTCGACCTCAACGTCACCCTGCTACTAGGCGGGCAAACAGCCGCCGAACGCCAACAAGCACTCCTCGACATCGTCACCGGCACCGCCGACATCGTCGTTGGTACGCACGCACTGATCCAAGACAGCGTCGAATTTTTCAACCTGGGACTTGCCATCGTTGACGAACAACACCGCTTCGGCGTAGAACAACGCGACTACCTGCGCGGATCCGGATCTGGCGGCAAAACACCCCACCTGCTCGTCATGACGGCAACCCCCATCCCACGCACCATCGCCATGACCACCTTCGGCGATCTCGCTATCAGCACACTCAAAGAACTCCCCGGCGGCCGCCGCCCGATTTCCACAGCGGTTGTGCCGGAAGCCAAACCAGCCTGGGTGCAACGGGCGCTCGCCCGGATCGCAGAAGAAATCGACGCCGGACACCAGGCATACATCGTCTGCCCCCGCATCGACGGGGAAGGCGGAGTCCTCGACTTCTACGAACAACTCCACAACGGCCCGCTCGGCCGCTACAACATAGACATCCTGCATGGGCGCATGAAGGCCGACCACAAGGAACAAGCCATGCACGCCTTCGCCACCGGTGCCACAGACATCTTGGTCTCCACCACCGTCATCGAAGTCGGCATCGATGTCGCCAACGCCACCGTCATGTACATCCGGGAAGCCGACAACTTCGGTGTATCCCAACTCCACCAGCTTCGTGGTCGCGTCGGCCGCGGAGGCCATCCCGGCCTGTGCCTGCTACACACGACAGCCGAACCCGAAAGCCCCTCCTACAAACGTCTCGAAGCAGTCGCAGCCACTACTGACGGCTTCCAACTCGCCGAAGTTGACCTTCGCACCCGCCAAGAAGGCGATGTGCTCGGCACCGCCCAATCCGGAACCCACAAACGAGTACGCCTGCTCAGCCTCGTCGATGACACCGCACTGATCGCCCGCGCCGCAGCAGACGCCGACGCCCTGGTCGCACGCAACCGCGAGCTTGCCGTCGCACTCGTCAGCGACGTCGAACTTGAAGCCCAAGAGTTCATCGAAAAATCCTGATCCAACAAAACTCGGCTACCCCACCACCCCAAAAACTCATGAGCAAAACACAGGTCGAGTGGCATTGCCGCTAAAGTTAGCCCCATGAGAATCTGCGCGCCATTCGCCGGCATCGTTCACTACGTGGCAGCCGAAGGACAACGAGTCGACACCGGAGACGTCGTCGCCATGGTGGAAACCATCAAACTCGAAGCCTCCCTCCAAGCCCCGGGCCCCGGCATCGTTGCCTCACTCAATCACGAAGACTTCAGCGACGTCGAAGGCGGCGACATTCTGCTGGAAATTACCAGCGAGTAGCCACCCCAGGTGCCGACACCTACCTGCGGCCATTCACACATCACCACTGAGGAATCAACATGGGACAGACTCGAATCATCTCCGGCGAAGCACGCGGCCGAAAGATCAGCGTGCCACCATCCGGCACTCGCCCCACCAGCGATCGCGCCCGAGAAGGCCTGTTTAGCTCCCTCCAAGTCCGCTTCGGCTTCATCGGGAAAAATGTCCTCGACATCTTCGCCGGATCAGGCGCGCTCGGACTCGAAGCAGCCTCCCGTGGTGCTGAACATGTCGTCCTCGTCGATGACAACCCCAAAGCCTGCGCCATCATCCGCGCCAACACCACCGTCGTCGGACACCCCAACGTAGATGTGGTCGAGATGAAAGCCTCCAGCTACGTTGCCACGGCCCCCCACAACTACTTCGACATGGTGCTCGCTGACCCGCCCTACGAACTATCCGACGAAGCAGTCGCCGAAATGGTTCGCGCCATGATCCCTCTACTGGCAGACGGTGCAGCCGTCGTCGTCGAACGCCACCGTGACAGTCCCGAAACCGACTGGCCTGACTGCCTGGTGCCCACCACCCAAAAACTTAAAAAGCGCACCTACGGCATCGCCCGCATGGACATGGCCGTCTTCGACGCCTCGCTCGCCGAGAAATAAAAGCCAAACAACATCGCCGATCAACCCCAATAGTGGGGCAAGACCTGCTAAGACTAACCACGGCTGTTACCCTAAAACCGTTCAATCGCACCCAGCGCACACCGCCGGCACACAACCCGCAGGAAACACCGCGCTGAGGCACCTTTCCACAGAAAGCACATGGTGAAACTATGCGCGTCGTTTGCCCAGGATCCTTCGACCCAGTCACCATGGGCCACCTTGACGTCTTCGAACGAGCCGCCCGCCAATTCGAACACGTCATCGTGCTGGTCACCCACAACCCCAACAAACAAGGCATGTTCACCATCGAACAACGCCTAGAACTCATCACCCAGGCAACTTCCCACCTGAACAACGTCTCCTGCGACTCCTGGTCGGGTCTCCTCGTCGATTACACCACCAAACACGACATCACCGCCCTAGTTAAGGGACTACGGAGCGGACTCGACTACGAGTACGAACTGCCCATGGCCCAAATGAACCATCGCATGACCGGCCTGGACACCTTCTTCCTGCTTACCGATCCCAAATACGGCTACATCTCATCCACCCTGTGCAAAGAAGTCGCCCGCTACGGGGGAGACGTCTCCGGAATCCTGCCACCCGTCGTCGTTGACGCAATCCACCAAAAACTCGCCGATAACCCTAACGCTTAAACAGCAACCCCTGGAAGCTAGGTTTCCAGTAAGTACAGCGCACACCCGAACCACTGTTTTTGCATCAGGAATGCCTCAACTATGACTTCACTATTGCCACTGATTGTTTTCGCCGTTGTGGCGTTAGGTGCGGGCTTGCAGCGAGTGGCCGGGATGGGGCTAGGGCTGATTGCCGCAACGATTCTCTCGATCGTCATCGGCCCTGTCGAAGGCGTCCTCATCGTCAACGTCCTCGCCATCTTCACTGCCATTGGCACGAGCTGGGCGGCCCGCCACGACATCGAGTGGCGTCACTTCTGGCTCATCGCACCAGTGATGGTTTTCGGCTCGGTGCCCGCCGCCATCTTGATCACCCGGATCGACAAATCAGGGCTTCAAGTACTTGTGGGCGCTACGCTTCTTATCGCCCTGACCACCGTCACGTGGGGTAAACAAAAAATTCCCACCGTCACCCACCCAGCTTGGGCGATGATCGCCGGTGTCATCGGAGGTTTTACCAACACCCTCGCAGCCATCGCCGGCCCAGTCATCACAGTTTATGCCCAAGCATCACGGTGGCCCCATCACCAATTTGCAGCAACACTCCAACCCCTTTTCATCGTGACCGGTCTGCTGAGTGTGAGCACAAAACTTATTTTCGGCGCAGGAACACTCAGCGACACCCACTGGACCATCTGGGCAGGTGGGTTCGCCGGACTTGTCGTCGGCGTGTTTCTCGGCAGCAAATTGGCGCGTCGAGTTCCGCGCGACAAGGCTCGCATTCTGGCGATCACGGTCGCGATCGCCGGCGCTATCAGCGCGCTCGTCCATGGTTTGGAAGGTTTACTGCTGCACGGATAGGTATCCGTGCAGCAAAAGCAAAGGCTCCTTGGGTTAAACCCAAGGAGCCTTTGAACAACCGCGTGGCCTACAACAGGCTGGAGAGGAACTCTCGGGTGCGGTTGTGTTGCGGATTGTCGATGACCTGTTCGGGGGTTCCGGCTTCGACCACAACACCGCCGTCCATGAACGCCACCTGATCGGCGACCTCGCGGGCAAAACCAATTTCGTGGGTTACAACCAGCATCGTCATGCCATCGTCAGCTAGACCGCGCATAACGCCCAGGACCTCGCCGACTAGTTCCGGGTCGAGAGCGGAGGTGGGCTCGTCGAAGAGCATGAGTTTCGGTTCCATTGCCACGGCACGGGCAATGGCAACACGCTGCTGCTGTCCACCAGACAGCTGCACCGGGTAGGCGTCAGCCTTGTGGGCGAGGCCGACCTGTTCGAGCAGTTCCATCGCGCGGGCCTTGGCCTTGTCGGCGGGAACCTTTTTGACGTGAATGGGAGCCTCGATGATGTTTTCGAGGACCGTGCGGTGGGGGAAGAGGTTGAAGCTCTGGAAGACCATTCCGATGTCGGCGCGCTGGAGAGCTGCGTCCTTTTCGGAGATTTCGTAGAGCACCCCGTCCTTTTCGCGGTAGCCGATGAGCTCACCATCGACGTAGAGGCGGCCGGCATTGAACTTCTCGAGGTGGTTCACGCAGCGTAGGAGGGTGGATTTGCCGGAGCCGGACGGCCCGATTAGGCAGGTAACGGTGCCTCGTGGCACCTGGAGGTCAATGCCTTTGAGCACCTCGAGGTGTCCGAAGCTCTTGCAGACCTTTTGGCAGTCGATCATCAAATCAGCCATGGTAACGCTTTCTCCAAAGTGGAATTGGGCAGTGGTGGGGCACGCAAAAAGACAGGGGTCTTAGTCGGTGACGGTGACGTTGGCCGGGGGTTTGCCTTCGGCGTCTGCCAGCGCAGCCAGTTGGCGGGCGGTCAGCTGGCGGGATGCGCCCTTGGAGAAGTAGCGCTCGAGGTAGTACTGGCCCACCATGAGGATGGAGGTGATAGCCAGGTACCAGGTGGCGGCGACCAGCAGCATGGGAACCGGGAGGAACAGGTTGTTGGCGATGTCCATGCTGCGGCCGAATAGTTCGGCGGTGTAGGGAATGGCCACCACCAAAGAGGTGGTCTTGAGCATGCTGATCAACTCGTTGCCGGTCGGCGGGATGATGATGCGCATGGCCTGCGGCAGGATGGTGCGGCGGATAGTCAACCACCAGGACATGCCGAGAGCCTTGGAGGCTTCAGTTTGGCCCTCGGGAACTGCTTGGATGCCGGCACGTACGATCTCAGCCATGTAGGCGGACTCATTCAACCCCAAGCCGAGGGCGGCGAGGACGAAGGTGTTCTGCAGCAGGGTTTCTACGTTGATTTCGGTGATGCCCAGATTGATGGTCTGGTAGATGGCGGAGAGCAAACCCCAGAACACGAGCTGGACGTACACGGGGGTTCCACGGAAGATCCATAGGTAGAGCCAGGCGACGGCACGCAGTACCGGGTTGGGGGACATGCGCAACACTGCGAGGATCGCGCCGAGGACGACACCGAGCAGCATGGCCAGCACGGTCAGTGCCAGGGTGTGCAGTGCGGCGTTGGCGACGCGGGTGTCGAACAGGTATTGGCGGTAGACGTCCCAGTGGTAGGCCTCGTTGGTGGCGGCGCTGATGACGAACAGAGCTGCGAGCAGGGCCAGGATGGCGGCGGCAATCCAGCGGCCCGGGTGGTGCAGTTGCTTAGCCTCGATGGGCTTAGGGGCGGGGGTTTGGCCGGGGGAGTGAGTCACGGTCAACTCTCCTTGGAGTGTGTCTTTGAGGGATGTGGGGCTGTGGTCGATCGGTTAGGCGGGGTTGCCGTTGATCATGGCTTCCGAAAGGTGGCCCTCGGTGATGCCCCATGTATCGAGGATTTTGTTGTAGTCGCCGTTTTTCATGATGGAGTCGAGTCCGGCGGCGATGGCGGGTCCAAGGTCGGAGCCTTTTTGTACGGGCCAGCCGTAGGGGGCGGCGTCGAACATTTCGCCGCTGAGTTGGATTTTTCCGTCGGATCGGGCAACAGCGTATGCGGTGACGGGGGAGTCCGCACTGAAAGCGTCGGCTTTGCCGAGGACGAGGGCGGTTGCGGCTGCATCGGAGGAGTCGTAGGCCAACTTCTTAATTGGCTCTTTGCCGGCTGCGACGCAGGCGTCGGAGCGACCTTGGACGTCGTCGGTGTCGGAGACGGTTCCGCGCTGGACGGCAACAGTGAGTCCGCAGGCATTGTCGGGGTCGACGGGCTTGCCGGTTTGGCTGGCCCATTGGATGCCGGCGACGAAGAAGTCGACGAAGTCGAAGGACTTGCGGCGTTCTTCGTTGTCGGTAAAACCAGAGGCGCCAAAATCGACGGTTCCGGCTTGGACTGCGGGCAGGATCATGGAGAAGTCTTGATCCTGGATCGTCATTTCCAGACCCATGGTTGCTGCCACCGCGCGTGCTAGGTCGATTTCGAAGCCGATGATATTGCCGTCGGAATCTTTGAATTCGGCGGGAGCAAACGGCGGGTTGGTGGCAATGCTGATGGTTCCACGTTCGGCGATTTCTGCCGGAACGAGGGC encodes the following:
- a CDS encoding D-alanine--D-alanine ligase family protein, with amino-acid sequence MNNPDRINVAVVYGGRSSEHSVSCVSAGAVMSHLDPARYNVIPVGITQDGTWVVGETDYDKLAINGRTMPVVAGGQAVTLSIDPAHAGELRYTDGDNVGELYARADVIFPVLHGRFGEDGTIQGLFELSGVPYVGTGVLSSACGQDKEATKKLFNAEGLPIGQDVVLRGRTELTEAEKDLLGLPVFVKPARGGSSIGISKVESWDDFPAAVNLAREHDHKVIVESEIVGPEVEVGVVQYADGRVVASVPAQLVGTDASEEGFYGFDTKYLDNVVAAHIPAPLSQQHTALIQSLAVEAFHALSCEGIARVDFFVTEAGPVLNEINTMPGFTPISMYPQVFAASGVSYEQLLSILIERALATHRPKE
- a CDS encoding DUF3515 domain-containing protein, whose translation is MSDRDVSASPVVESSAELESFSAVSRTPMLIALGLAIALTVGVLVGAKVVYERAAHQPVSLSPVAAPDASSVQCAEFLDRLPKKVMGFERAELADPAPEGAAVFAADSQRQVSVRCGVSVPAQFSVLSHTRDVDGVEWLKVTDDTPGSSLVSWYSVNRAPTVAVTTDVADDPVVDLSEAVAGIAEAHPQPAGVPLGDLPQAADYAAVAAQCSAFAKALPASVGDGYKRLDEAAVRAAGAPEGAVVYTAEGVEPVVVRCGVGFPVEYQPGARLDDVNSVPWLTSAELKNGSTAGVFYGLGFDATVAVSTPRSVGGTAVTSVSDAMVKNLQRSQVQPQ
- a CDS encoding thiamine-phosphate kinase, which gives rise to MTSCPTTFTADTYPGPTIKDAGEHETIAAIGRNAPSSRNGDDAAVLASPAPNSRTVVSTDALVSGRHFNPNWTSAYHLGRKAITQNFADIEAMGARPIAAVAALAAPAHTPLAAIEDLARGMNARLTDYSAELVGGDITQAPTLTIAVTAIGLIGGDKPPLTLNAARPGQKLVAAGNIGHAAAGLALLSKLGPDNIPTHLTHLVRAQLDPQLVPNRGLVARATGATAMTDNSDGLITDLTAIATASNVRIDIHTNAIQPTPELAHAAQICHTDPWEWILSGGEDHTLLATTVHEPPSGFRIIGHVSKQRGHLPVSIDGENPPYNRGWQAFDKPATT
- a CDS encoding uracil-DNA glycosylase is translated as MEHHFGPYGPLYNEHGELPIHNSWKDTFAPLKDTINHLNDFLADQATNGPGFLPHHTNIWRAYTTDKNTIKVLILGQDPYPTPGHGIGLAFATTKDTQPLPKSLKNIYTELVNDQHIPMPQHGDLTAWTHQGVALINTVLTVAPKTPNSHKNQGWETITQHALSALDNRGTPLVAILWGAHAQKLRKYLPNTHTITSPHPSPLSAHRGFFGSQPFSATNQALIHQGAQPINWTIPPTH
- a CDS encoding DAK2 domain-containing protein; the encoded protein is MPHARELNGHQTLAWAHRAVNALEARRAEINALNVFPVPDSDTGSNMAYTMRSAIDIAEKLPTTQRHSASNITHALAAGSVRGARGNSGVVLSQVLRGLAQETGSGNVTATAVAQALTSACQMVDKAISQPVEGTVITVLRAGAIAAQHAVEQHPATSDTQLRDVVAAACDAARTALALTPSQLPALREAGVVDAGGQGFVFLLEALLDEIEGRDESVLHAMVRPADDATLDAAATSGTQTATNHPPRQQPDSCENHQTTHTDTDERRLEVMCFAQGVDIEHVRAQLNAYGDSIIVAPAADDACTVHIHVDAQQAGPLIEALYTCATISDLRLEILPPVPVVHGPKRIIVAVVPEGPLADLFRAAQATTISPGDSLVNDIASAVKRQGSQEVILLPNGLATRQQLISTELAAHASNRPLAIVNTDHLVAGLAALAVHDANQPLAVDNLAMTEAATSVRTALINQVEHGHLTPAGAVAAGDWVATAGNETFAVGESVLDCTAAAARTLLRKDGEMLTVLVQSTVSDVITVDNLEAILGEDIDIAIYLADGIDATVELGVE
- a CDS encoding ATP-dependent DNA helicase RecG; the encoded protein is MLGYTDDTPLKDLIPATVRSSLTKALGVKTVGELLLHYPRDYSHHGQGVNIDNAQDGDTVTCIGTVTWAKSSYTSTGKRMHKIVISDGTNQIPATFFQAKLPSIQLQVGVRAMFSGKAKTFQDTVQISHPSYVVIPDPNEQSPRRKKSFATGNLRHLTAFGTAEELQELLSALEYIPVYPAKKGITSWAMLGAVNAVLDHMPAIPEPLDEPPADMVSFDEALRGIHQPDERGPEPFRTRIKYNEALSLALVMALRRADASAARAPQCPRKRQGARATLLNGLPFDLTGGQKSVAATIAKDMAGVTPMNRLLQGEVGSGKTILAVAAMCQAADAGCQSALLAPTEVLATQHARSIKHTLEQAGVDLNVTLLLGGQTAAERQQALLDIVTGTADIVVGTHALIQDSVEFFNLGLAIVDEQHRFGVEQRDYLRGSGSGGKTPHLLVMTATPIPRTIAMTTFGDLAISTLKELPGGRRPISTAVVPEAKPAWVQRALARIAEEIDAGHQAYIVCPRIDGEGGVLDFYEQLHNGPLGRYNIDILHGRMKADHKEQAMHAFATGATDILVSTTVIEVGIDVANATVMYIREADNFGVSQLHQLRGRVGRGGHPGLCLLHTTAEPESPSYKRLEAVAATTDGFQLAEVDLRTRQEGDVLGTAQSGTHKRVRLLSLVDDTALIARAAADADALVARNRELAVALVSDVELEAQEFIEKS